The following coding sequences are from one Methanosarcina sp. WWM596 window:
- a CDS encoding DUF6951 family protein: protein MVSELSLNTVCGHTTKVIATKEGKNTHVHIKTTCEKLRKWGTQFDMGMKDLMGGPETVLAQKMAEAPLTPTCLVPAAIMNACWLENGMISKNLAREMGKMEIIFDKLE from the coding sequence ATGGTTTCTGAACTTTCACTCAATACCGTCTGCGGACATACAACAAAAGTTATTGCTACAAAAGAAGGTAAAAACACACACGTGCATATCAAAACCACCTGTGAAAAACTAAGGAAATGGGGCACACAATTCGATATGGGTATGAAAGACCTTATGGGCGGCCCTGAGACCGTGCTTGCCCAGAAAATGGCTGAAGCCCCTTTAACTCCCACCTGCCTTGTCCCAGCTGCAATAATGAATGCCTGCTGGCTTGAAAATGGCATGATTTCTAAAAACCTTGCCAGGGAAATGGGAAAAATGGAGATTATTTTTGACAAACTTGAGTGA
- a CDS encoding 30S ribosomal protein S8e — MRWQGNSRRKVTGGKVIAARGKRKFEMGRESAETRISEVKRKNVSTMGGNRKVRLLQSNVANVTNPKDGKTVTAPIETVIDNTANKHYIRRNILTKGSVIRTPMGTARVTSRPGQDGVVNAVLIE; from the coding sequence ATGAGATGGCAAGGCAACTCCAGAAGAAAAGTTACCGGTGGGAAGGTTATTGCTGCCCGCGGAAAGCGAAAGTTTGAGATGGGCCGCGAATCTGCGGAAACCCGTATCAGCGAAGTAAAAAGAAAGAACGTTTCTACTATGGGAGGTAACAGGAAAGTAAGGCTTCTCCAGTCTAATGTTGCAAATGTGACAAATCCTAAAGACGGGAAGACAGTTACCGCACCCATTGAGACTGTAATTGATAACACTGCAAACAAGCACTATATCAGGCGTAACATTCTGACAAAGGGTTCCGTTATAAGGACTCCCATGGGCACTGCTAGAGTTACAAGCAGACCTGGGCAGGACGGAGTTGTAAACGCTGTATTAATTGAATAA
- a CDS encoding Lrp/AsnC family transcriptional regulator: MDEIIRHILEILENDARTSPEEIATLTGTSAQEISQTIAKLEETGVIRHYKTIVDWDLVGENYVYAVIELKVTLERNQGYQAIAERIYKFPEVRSVRLLSGNYDISLTVRGKSMKDVAFFVAEKIATLDQVQSTSTHFVLKTYKEDGVILHEPELIQRLPVSF; this comes from the coding sequence GTGGACGAAATAATTCGACATATACTGGAAATTCTTGAAAATGATGCTCGAACAAGCCCGGAAGAAATTGCAACCCTGACAGGAACATCCGCACAGGAAATTTCCCAGACGATTGCAAAGCTTGAAGAAACAGGAGTTATTCGGCACTATAAGACCATAGTTGATTGGGACCTGGTTGGGGAAAACTACGTTTACGCCGTAATTGAGTTGAAGGTCACTCTCGAGCGTAACCAGGGCTATCAGGCAATTGCAGAAAGAATCTACAAGTTCCCGGAAGTCAGGTCTGTCAGGCTTCTGTCCGGGAACTATGACATCTCTCTTACAGTCAGGGGGAAGTCAATGAAGGACGTGGCTTTTTTTGTGGCAGAAAAAATCGCCACTCTTGACCAGGTCCAGAGTACGTCCACTCATTTCGTGCTGAAGACCTATAAGGAAGATGGGGTAATCCTCCACGAACCTGAGTTAATTCAAAGGCTTCCGGTATCGTTTTAA
- a CDS encoding aminotransferase class I/II-fold pyridoxal phosphate-dependent enzyme, whose protein sequence is MRPPCDPSKFVAEAVKSIPPSGIRRFFDLVSGLEDIISLGVGEPDFITPWHIREMCIHSLEKGQTSYTSNYGLPELRDELSRTYYRRYGLDYNPASEILITTGVSEALDIAVRSVVNPGDEVIVVQPSYVAYVPSVVLAGGKPVIVSTHRDDEFALTAEALKPAITSKTKAIILNFPNNPTGAIMEQGGMEDIADLVVENDLFVISDEVYECLTYGGSHVPFSSLEGMKNRTVMLNGFSKAYAMTGLRLGFAMGAPDIIHSMMMIHQYSMLCAPITAQVGAIEALRNGNEEMGRMVREYDRRRHFIVKGFNSIGLECSNPKGAFYAFPYIGNTGLSSSAFAERLLNEKKVVTIPGDVFGDAGEGFLRCAYAASLGDLKKAIERMGDFVDGLK, encoded by the coding sequence TTGAGACCTCCATGTGATCCTTCAAAATTTGTTGCGGAAGCTGTAAAGAGTATCCCTCCATCAGGAATACGCCGTTTTTTTGATCTGGTTTCCGGACTTGAGGATATAATCTCTCTTGGTGTAGGAGAGCCTGATTTTATCACTCCCTGGCATATCCGTGAGATGTGCATCCACTCTCTCGAAAAGGGGCAGACTTCATATACCTCAAACTACGGACTTCCGGAACTCAGAGACGAACTTTCAAGAACCTATTACAGGCGCTACGGCCTGGACTATAACCCTGCATCCGAAATCCTGATTACCACAGGAGTAAGCGAAGCTCTTGATATAGCAGTCAGGTCTGTGGTCAATCCTGGAGACGAGGTAATTGTGGTTCAACCCTCCTATGTGGCATACGTCCCTTCAGTGGTTCTGGCAGGGGGCAAGCCTGTTATTGTTTCTACCCACAGAGATGATGAGTTCGCCCTTACTGCAGAAGCCCTGAAACCTGCAATCACCAGCAAAACCAAGGCAATCATCCTCAACTTCCCTAACAACCCTACAGGCGCAATTATGGAACAGGGGGGAATGGAGGACATCGCTGACCTTGTTGTTGAGAACGATTTATTTGTGATCTCGGACGAGGTTTACGAGTGCCTGACTTATGGTGGCAGCCATGTTCCGTTCTCTTCTCTCGAAGGTATGAAAAACCGGACTGTCATGCTGAATGGGTTTTCCAAAGCTTATGCAATGACAGGGTTAAGACTCGGTTTTGCAATGGGCGCTCCGGATATTATCCATTCGATGATGATGATCCACCAGTACTCCATGCTCTGTGCTCCCATAACCGCTCAGGTAGGGGCAATAGAAGCCCTCCGCAATGGTAATGAAGAAATGGGGCGGATGGTCCGGGAATATGACAGGCGCAGGCACTTTATCGTAAAAGGCTTTAACAGCATAGGGCTTGAATGCAGCAACCCTAAAGGCGCTTTTTACGCTTTTCCTTACATAGGAAACACGGGTCTTTCCTCTTCTGCTTTTGCAGAACGTCTTCTTAATGAAAAGAAGGTTGTTACAATTCCCGGAGATGTGTTCGGGGATGCAGGCGAAGGTTTCCTGCGGTGCGCTTATGCAGCATCTTTGGGTGACCTTAAAAAAGCAATCGAGAGAATGGGAGATTTTGTAGATGGATTAAAATAA
- a CDS encoding helix-turn-helix domain-containing protein: MANSIHEMIRASFRCEDMVKCVLGLKSLDIDAYKALLMHGPLTAEKLGEILDRERSTAYRSLQNLITCGIVYRETRSIDSGGYYYEYVAIEPQEMKQMVKKNVDEWYSQMNELIEKMDDKVSALVMRMDDEEN; encoded by the coding sequence ATGGCGAATTCTATTCATGAGATGATCAGAGCAAGCTTCAGATGCGAGGACATGGTAAAATGTGTACTCGGTCTGAAGTCCCTTGACATCGACGCATACAAGGCTCTGCTTATGCATGGTCCCCTGACAGCAGAAAAATTAGGAGAGATCCTTGACAGGGAAAGGAGCACTGCATACCGTTCCCTGCAGAACCTTATAACTTGTGGAATTGTTTACAGGGAAACACGATCCATCGATAGCGGAGGGTACTACTACGAATATGTAGCTATCGAACCTCAGGAAATGAAACAGATGGTAAAGAAAAACGTTGATGAGTGGTACAGCCAAATGAATGAATTGATTGAAAAAATGGATGATAAAGTAAGCGCCCTCGTCATGCGGATGGACGATGAAGAAAACTGA
- a CDS encoding DUF5591 domain-containing protein — MKPIIPEDERSEEPLDTERIIYHPDMIKANDWVLNEYEAPFREVCIFVPCAKRKPYHESPSHKKFDRIIFGLLKPEDVHIVTFGTCGIAPRELDTEYPFMHYTFMMGKCNVTKIKRDFIKIESERIAAYLEKTRANYRHRIAYCIGDFRTAMEKALEMVDIKVDIVPRESTIQRMIQPDKPFIYNSLSSKEYLQDLSDAITDAFELPRREVGLKEDLSVDDTDWYIL; from the coding sequence ATGAAGCCCATTATCCCTGAGGATGAACGTTCCGAAGAACCTCTTGATACTGAGAGAATTATTTACCATCCTGATATGATAAAAGCCAATGACTGGGTTCTCAATGAGTATGAAGCTCCTTTCAGGGAAGTATGTATTTTCGTTCCCTGCGCCAAAAGAAAGCCTTACCATGAAAGCCCGTCCCACAAAAAATTCGACAGGATAATTTTCGGGCTCTTAAAGCCCGAGGATGTACACATAGTCACCTTCGGGACCTGCGGGATTGCCCCAAGGGAACTTGATACAGAGTACCCTTTCATGCACTACACTTTCATGATGGGAAAATGTAATGTGACAAAGATCAAGAGAGACTTCATAAAAATAGAAAGTGAAAGAATTGCCGCTTATCTTGAAAAGACAAGGGCAAACTACAGGCACAGGATAGCATACTGTATCGGGGATTTCCGGACTGCAATGGAAAAAGCCCTGGAAATGGTCGACATAAAAGTGGATATTGTCCCGAGGGAATCTACAATTCAGAGGATGATCCAGCCCGATAAGCCCTTTATTTACAACAGCCTCTCCTCTAAAGAGTACCTGCAGGACCTTTCCGATGCAATTACCGATGCTTTTGAGCTTCCCAGGCGGGAAGTAGGCTTGAAGGAAGACCTCTCTGTTGACGATACGGACTGGTATATTTTGTGA
- a CDS encoding DMT family transporter, translating into MGLKALKAQESKRKISKGYMWALFCAVFWGIWYLPGTVVWVLNPFDEMYGVIAGTSGDAVSLVVTAALITAFNAFTVMLALMLWNGVLGKFRELGRTLKEFHPCSKWFFLASIFGGPIAILGSFMAMGFIGGAFAAVAALLYPVIGSMLAYYWYGEKISKRAATGIIIIILGGITIFGGGVITELAAGGVPWIGYLGGLMAAAGWGIEGAIAGKGLDISEPDVGLTLRFLGENIIWWIIIVPILAIVGYPMYSFALQAFEPLTLLVLIFAGITFGFCYVCWYKSFPLIGVGRGQGIGNLYGLCAIIFIFLFFGDVPQWTILVGGTLCVIGSFVMFTEETSALETLRGE; encoded by the coding sequence ATGGGTCTGAAAGCTTTGAAAGCGCAGGAAAGCAAACGAAAAATCAGTAAAGGGTATATGTGGGCTCTTTTTTGTGCTGTTTTCTGGGGAATCTGGTACCTGCCCGGAACTGTTGTGTGGGTACTTAACCCGTTTGATGAAATGTATGGGGTTATTGCCGGGACCAGCGGAGATGCAGTGTCCCTGGTTGTAACAGCGGCCCTGATTACCGCATTTAATGCATTTACAGTTATGCTGGCCCTCATGCTCTGGAATGGGGTGCTTGGAAAATTCAGAGAATTGGGCCGAACACTTAAGGAATTTCATCCCTGCTCCAAGTGGTTCTTCCTGGCTTCAATTTTCGGGGGGCCCATAGCAATACTTGGCTCCTTTATGGCCATGGGTTTTATTGGTGGAGCGTTCGCAGCCGTTGCTGCCCTTCTCTACCCGGTAATCGGCTCGATGCTTGCTTATTACTGGTATGGGGAAAAGATCAGCAAGAGGGCAGCCACAGGAATTATAATCATTATTCTTGGTGGAATCACAATCTTTGGCGGTGGGGTTATAACTGAACTTGCTGCGGGGGGAGTCCCCTGGATTGGATATCTGGGGGGTTTGATGGCTGCTGCAGGCTGGGGGATTGAAGGTGCAATTGCAGGCAAAGGGCTTGACATTTCCGAGCCTGATGTGGGGCTTACCCTTCGGTTTCTTGGGGAAAACATCATCTGGTGGATCATTATCGTGCCAATCCTGGCAATAGTTGGCTACCCTATGTATTCCTTTGCGCTCCAAGCATTTGAACCTCTGACACTGCTGGTCCTGATTTTTGCAGGGATCACCTTCGGGTTCTGTTACGTTTGCTGGTACAAGTCATTCCCGCTGATAGGTGTCGGAAGAGGGCAGGGGATAGGAAACCTCTACGGTCTGTGTGCTATTATCTTCATATTCCTCTTCTTCGGAGATGTCCCGCAGTGGACCATTCTTGTAGGAGGCACCCTCTGTGTTATTGGCAGCTTCGTCATGTTTACGGAAGAAACAAGCGCACTTGAAACCCTGAGAGGTGAGTGA
- a CDS encoding B12-binding domain-containing protein, whose translation MASKEEIIAKAKASITEFDEDIAAEAANEALTAGIDPVEIIEHGYTAGMQEVGEQFEQGTLFLPHVLAAAEAMKAGIEVLTPEMERRKSKTTKLGTVVIGTIEGDIHSIGKDIVASMLNIAGFEVVDLGRDVAVKVFVEKAKELKPDIIASSALMTTTMVNQIQIEEQLKEAGIRGQLKTMVGGAPVTQDWADKIGADIYGESATDAVNKVKAALKH comes from the coding sequence ATGGCAAGCAAAGAAGAGATTATAGCAAAAGCAAAAGCTTCAATCACCGAGTTTGATGAAGACATTGCAGCTGAAGCCGCAAATGAAGCCCTCACCGCCGGGATCGACCCGGTAGAAATTATCGAACACGGGTATACTGCAGGTATGCAGGAAGTAGGCGAACAGTTCGAGCAGGGGACTCTTTTCCTTCCCCATGTGCTTGCAGCCGCTGAAGCAATGAAAGCAGGAATCGAGGTTCTGACACCCGAGATGGAGAGGCGGAAATCCAAAACCACAAAGCTCGGAACAGTCGTCATCGGGACCATCGAAGGAGACATCCACTCCATCGGAAAGGATATAGTTGCCTCCATGCTCAACATTGCGGGCTTTGAAGTGGTGGACCTCGGAAGAGATGTGGCCGTCAAGGTTTTTGTTGAAAAGGCAAAGGAACTAAAACCCGACATTATTGCATCCTCCGCCCTTATGACCACCACCATGGTAAACCAGATCCAGATTGAAGAACAGCTCAAAGAAGCAGGCATCCGCGGTCAGCTCAAGACCATGGTAGGAGGAGCCCCGGTTACCCAGGACTGGGCAGACAAGATCGGTGCAGACATCTACGGAGAAAGTGCAACAGATGCCGTCAACAAGGTAAAGGCAGCCTTGAAGCACTGA
- the mtbC gene encoding dimethylamine corrinoid protein MtbC codes for MASKEELLQELSDAIISCKKDRVIEAVEKAKGVMEPAEIIEKGLAAGMNQVGVLFERGKLFLPHVMMAADAMTAGVKILEADIPAGAPKKTMGVIVNGTVEGDVHDIGKSIVSTMLQSAGFEVHDIGRDVPIKNFVDKAKEVNADMIGLSALMTTTLPGQKGVIELLKEEGMRERVKVMVGGAPATQAWADKIGADCYAENASEAVAKAKELLLGK; via the coding sequence ATGGCAAGCAAAGAAGAGTTACTTCAGGAACTTTCGGATGCGATCATTTCCTGCAAGAAGGACAGGGTGATTGAAGCCGTAGAAAAAGCAAAAGGAGTGATGGAACCGGCTGAAATCATTGAAAAGGGGCTTGCTGCCGGGATGAACCAGGTAGGGGTTCTCTTTGAGAGAGGAAAACTTTTCCTGCCTCACGTGATGATGGCTGCCGATGCGATGACTGCAGGGGTCAAGATCCTTGAGGCGGACATACCTGCAGGCGCCCCGAAAAAGACAATGGGAGTCATTGTTAACGGAACCGTAGAGGGGGATGTACACGACATAGGAAAGTCCATAGTTTCCACCATGCTCCAATCTGCAGGATTTGAAGTTCATGACATCGGAAGGGATGTCCCGATCAAAAACTTTGTCGATAAGGCAAAGGAGGTCAATGCGGACATGATAGGACTTTCAGCCCTGATGACCACAACTCTTCCCGGCCAAAAAGGGGTAATCGAACTCCTCAAAGAGGAAGGTATGAGGGAGAGAGTAAAAGTCATGGTTGGAGGAGCCCCTGCAACCCAGGCCTGGGCTGACAAGATAGGGGCAGACTGCTATGCAGAAAACGCCAGTGAAGCCGTAGCAAAGGCAAAGGAACTGCTCCTTGGGAAGTGA
- a CDS encoding SufD family Fe-S cluster assembly protein — MTQIKLNALSRETEDITAAYTAAGGDAAVLHNHGLASLVVSGNKVLSANGTEGIVLEKKENEHGVDIKLTIKKGYKIPLPVHLCFGLVPKDGLQEIKMDFIAEEDSAVELIAHCTFPNAEKVIHKMEAEMLIGKNASLKYTETHFHGPHGGIQVLPKAHVTIEEGGRYYTNFSLISGRVGYMEFDYSVDAEKDSICEMVTKVYGKADDIIKIFEKIALNGENARSVIKSRLAITDHAESVFRGITEGHAPRARGHVDCMEVIQGNAKAEAVPIVRVDNPLAKVTHEAAIGCVDKKEVETLMARGLEEDDAIDIIVKGMLA; from the coding sequence ATGACTCAGATTAAATTGAATGCGCTTTCTAGAGAAACTGAAGACATAACTGCAGCTTATACAGCAGCTGGAGGAGATGCTGCAGTCCTGCATAACCATGGGCTTGCTAGCCTTGTGGTAAGCGGGAACAAAGTGCTCAGCGCAAACGGAACCGAAGGCATAGTGCTTGAGAAGAAAGAAAACGAGCACGGTGTGGACATTAAACTGACCATCAAAAAAGGGTACAAAATCCCCCTTCCTGTCCACCTCTGCTTCGGGCTGGTCCCTAAAGACGGGCTTCAGGAAATCAAAATGGACTTCATAGCCGAAGAAGATTCGGCTGTAGAACTTATCGCCCACTGCACCTTCCCAAACGCTGAAAAGGTTATCCACAAAATGGAAGCTGAGATGCTTATCGGGAAGAACGCGTCCCTGAAATACACCGAGACCCATTTCCACGGGCCCCATGGAGGGATTCAGGTACTTCCGAAAGCCCATGTAACGATAGAGGAAGGAGGCAGGTATTACACGAACTTTTCCCTTATCTCCGGAAGGGTAGGGTATATGGAATTCGATTACAGTGTGGATGCCGAAAAAGACTCGATCTGCGAAATGGTTACCAAGGTCTACGGAAAAGCAGACGATATAATAAAGATATTTGAAAAGATCGCTCTTAATGGAGAAAATGCCCGCAGTGTAATTAAAAGCCGGCTTGCCATAACCGATCACGCAGAATCCGTATTCAGGGGAATCACTGAAGGCCACGCCCCGAGAGCCCGCGGACACGTAGACTGTATGGAGGTTATCCAGGGCAACGCAAAAGCTGAAGCCGTGCCAATTGTCCGAGTGGACAACCCCCTTGCAAAGGTTACCCACGAAGCTGCTATCGGCTGCGTGGACAAAAAGGAAGTCGAAACCCTCATGGCCCGCGGCCTTGAAGAAGACGATGCAATAGACATTATAGTAAAAGGAATGCTGGCTTAA
- a CDS encoding ABC transporter ATP-binding protein, protein MSRDGKKILRGVNLEVGDREIHSIIGANGAGKSTLAYTLMGLQGYEHEEGNIIFDGEDIAVLSITERARKGITLAWQEPARFEGLKVRDYLAIGAKGNGGITEEKIKEALRKVDLKPEKYLDREVGEALSGGERKRIELASIITMKPKLAILDEPDSGIDVVSLKEIVSLIQALKENGSSVLVITHREEIAAASDKASLMCEGVILRSGDPVEISEFFKNRCIPCDSRVSPPKVI, encoded by the coding sequence TTGAGCCGGGATGGAAAAAAAATTCTGCGTGGGGTCAACCTCGAAGTAGGAGACCGGGAAATCCACAGCATCATCGGCGCAAACGGCGCAGGAAAAAGTACACTTGCCTACACCCTGATGGGGCTTCAGGGTTACGAACATGAAGAAGGCAACATCATTTTTGATGGGGAAGATATTGCAGTACTTTCAATAACCGAACGTGCAAGAAAAGGCATAACCCTTGCCTGGCAGGAACCTGCCCGCTTTGAGGGGCTGAAGGTAAGGGATTATCTTGCAATCGGGGCAAAAGGCAATGGAGGCATTACAGAAGAAAAGATAAAGGAAGCCCTCAGGAAAGTCGACCTGAAACCTGAAAAATACCTTGACAGAGAAGTAGGCGAGGCATTGAGCGGGGGAGAAAGAAAGCGAATCGAGCTTGCATCTATCATTACCATGAAGCCGAAACTTGCAATTCTTGATGAACCTGACTCCGGAATTGACGTGGTTTCCTTAAAAGAAATCGTCTCCCTGATCCAGGCGCTCAAGGAAAACGGTTCGTCGGTGCTTGTAATCACTCACCGGGAAGAAATTGCAGCCGCCTCGGACAAAGCATCCCTTATGTGCGAAGGAGTAATCCTCAGGAGTGGGGACCCCGTGGAGATAAGCGAATTTTTTAAAAACAGATGCATACCCTGTGACAGCAGGGTATCCCCCCCAAAGGTGATCTGA
- a CDS encoding NTP transferase domain-containing protein, giving the protein MDAIVMAGGFGQRLGMGEKPCVELLGKPLITYVIDTLRSTKSIDRVFVAVSPVTPKTEIMIQERYKGEVKVIRTFGGNYVGDMIHAVETAETTGPVMIIMSDLPLIDTELIDSVVRKYREEGKPALSVYVPINVCKGAGTRPDTVFNKDGKLIVPAGVNILDSSQIRNEQEDFNLILDNPKLAINVNTVKDLQRCKDLLRCTN; this is encoded by the coding sequence ATGGACGCTATTGTAATGGCAGGAGGGTTCGGGCAGAGGCTTGGAATGGGGGAAAAGCCCTGTGTTGAATTACTCGGAAAGCCACTCATTACCTATGTGATAGATACCCTTAGATCAACAAAAAGTATAGACAGAGTGTTCGTAGCAGTCTCACCTGTTACCCCAAAGACCGAGATCATGATCCAGGAACGCTATAAAGGCGAAGTTAAGGTAATCAGGACCTTTGGAGGAAACTATGTCGGGGACATGATCCATGCAGTAGAAACTGCAGAAACGACGGGACCAGTAATGATTATTATGTCCGATCTTCCCCTGATAGATACCGAGCTTATTGATTCGGTAGTTCGGAAATACAGGGAAGAAGGAAAGCCGGCACTTTCCGTATATGTACCTATCAATGTCTGTAAGGGAGCAGGAACCAGGCCGGATACCGTATTTAACAAGGATGGAAAACTTATCGTACCCGCGGGAGTAAATATCCTTGACAGTTCTCAAATCCGAAACGAACAGGAAGACTTTAATCTGATACTTGATAATCCCAAACTAGCAATAAACGTAAATACCGTTAAAGACCTGCAGCGCTGCAAGGATTTACTGCGGTGTACAAACTAA
- the cobS gene encoding adenosylcobinamide-GDP ribazoletransferase, which produces MNSYLLAFKSGFGFLSTIPVGITMEGIDELMKKIYFYPVVGAVLGLLIGAVAYVGQLIFPDPVLAALIMGSVYYFTGFNHLDGVTDIGDGFMAHGSREKKIKALKDTTLGTGGVAFGMLVLLAFYGSIRSVQDEGITAFGSNLPLLMLGSMFIAEVSAKQSMLTIAAFGKPLPRPEKQAYPGLGEMTINGATLKNFLIGFIFGAVVCFLPFGFIGLLPYLAACISSLVLLNRSYSHFGGLNGDGIGTANEIGRVTALIIIAVILNLSLNTGGLKWTLL; this is translated from the coding sequence ATGAATTCATATTTACTTGCATTTAAGTCCGGTTTTGGGTTCCTGTCCACGATCCCTGTAGGAATCACTATGGAAGGGATCGACGAACTCATGAAAAAGATCTACTTCTACCCTGTCGTGGGAGCTGTACTCGGGCTTCTCATAGGAGCAGTTGCATACGTAGGGCAGTTGATTTTCCCGGATCCTGTTCTGGCAGCTCTTATTATGGGATCTGTATATTATTTTACAGGCTTTAACCACCTTGACGGGGTCACTGACATAGGAGATGGTTTTATGGCCCACGGATCCCGTGAGAAAAAAATCAAGGCCTTAAAAGACACAACCCTCGGGACAGGAGGAGTAGCTTTCGGCATGCTTGTACTGCTTGCCTTTTACGGTTCCATAAGATCGGTTCAGGACGAAGGCATTACTGCTTTTGGTTCTAATCTTCCGCTGCTTATGTTAGGGTCCATGTTTATAGCGGAAGTCAGCGCCAAACAGTCAATGTTAACAATTGCAGCTTTTGGAAAACCACTCCCACGACCGGAAAAACAGGCATATCCTGGCCTGGGGGAAATGACAATAAACGGAGCAACCCTAAAAAATTTCCTCATAGGCTTTATTTTCGGAGCAGTTGTATGTTTCCTGCCCTTCGGGTTCATCGGGCTGCTTCCCTATCTGGCAGCATGTATCTCGTCCCTGGTGCTCCTGAACCGAAGTTATTCACATTTCGGGGGCTTAAATGGTGACGGAATAGGTACTGCAAACGAAATTGGCAGGGTAACTGCCCTGATTATTATTGCGGTTATCCTCAATCTTTCATTAAACACCGGAGGTCTTAAATGGACGCTATTGTAA
- the cobZ gene encoding alpha-ribazole phosphatase CobZ has product MKLSDIEERDLKKGQPEKIEGKATVDIIDVLAEEGISIQDLADTALEMYVPHPGLETREKAEALFKRELKFALSDPNLCLLIYSGVLLEREGRAGNLPNLSKSSYEKDLSFIIADEVLGNSIANYISGSKGTFEFVRYDKQKPGILANLGPFMDDVIGGLIGGVSSNMYSRGMAEFERND; this is encoded by the coding sequence ATGAAGTTATCCGATATTGAGGAAAGGGACCTGAAAAAAGGGCAGCCTGAAAAAATAGAGGGAAAAGCTACCGTCGATATCATCGATGTCCTGGCTGAAGAAGGAATAAGTATCCAGGACCTTGCGGACACAGCTCTCGAAATGTATGTCCCTCACCCCGGACTTGAGACAAGGGAAAAAGCCGAAGCTCTGTTTAAAAGAGAACTAAAATTCGCTCTTTCGGACCCGAACCTCTGCCTTTTGATTTATTCTGGGGTCCTGCTGGAGAGAGAAGGCAGAGCCGGAAACCTTCCAAACCTCAGCAAAAGTTCTTATGAAAAAGACCTGAGTTTCATAATAGCTGATGAAGTGCTGGGCAACAGCATCGCAAACTATATAAGCGGTTCAAAAGGGACATTCGAGTTTGTCAGGTATGACAAACAAAAGCCCGGAATCCTTGCAAATCTGGGGCCTTTCATGGACGACGTAATAGGAGGGCTTATCGGGGGTGTCTCCTCCAATATGTATTCAAGAGGTATGGCAGAGTTTGAAAGAAACGACTAA